Within the Candidatus Paracaedimonas acanthamoebae genome, the region AGGTGAGAGATGTTAGCTCCTAAAAGAACAAAATTTCGTAAAGCACATAAAGGTCGTATCCACGGTGTTTCAAAAGGTGGAACTTCTCTTAACTTTGGTGCTTTTGGATTAAAGGCACTTGAGCCTGCTCGTGTTACAGCACGTCAGATCGAAGCGGCTCGTCGTGCTATTACACGTCATATTCGCCGTTCAGGTCGTGTATGGATTCGAATTTTTCCAGATGTGCCTGTTTCAACGAAACCAGCTGAAGTTCGTATGGGAAGTGGTAAAGGAAATCCTGAATACTGGGCTTGCCGTGTTGCGCCAGGAAGAATTATGTTTGAGCTTGACGGCATCCCCGCTGATCTGGCAAAAAGAGCATTTGAATTAGCGGCGGCAAAGCTTCCTATAAAAACTCGTTTTGTGGCTCGTATTGGTGCTGAAGGATAGAAAATGTTAAAGGTAGAAGATTTAAAAAGAAAAACCAATTCTGAATTACAGGATATGGCAATTCAGTTAAGAAGAGAATTGATGAATTTGCGCTTTCAGCGAGTTGCTGGTCAAATCACGTCAACAGCACGATTTCGTGAGGCGAGAAGAGAAATAGCTCAAATTAAAACCCTTCAGCGTCAAAGTGCGCTGAGCCAAGCATAGCATAAGGAGTTTTAGATGCCTCGTAGAGTTTTACAAGGAGTTGTTGTTAGCACAGCATGTGAAAAGACAGCAATTATTCGTGTTGAGCGTCGTGTTCAGCACCCAATGTATAAAAAGTTTATTACGCGCTCAAAAAAATATGCGGCGCATGATGAAGGAAATCAATGTCAAGTTGGTGAGCAAGTGACGATTCGTGAATGTCGTCCACTTTCGAGGCGGAAGTCTTGGGAAGTTATTAGAGAACAACAGGCCTAAAAAGTTAAGGCAGAACGATGATTAGAGAACAAACAAATTTAGAAGTTGCCGACAATTCTGGAGCGCGTCGAGTTGAATGTATCCGTGTATTAGGCGGAACGGGCCGACGTTATGCTTCTGTTGGTGATGTTATTATTGTGGCTGTAAAGGATGCTATTCCGGATCGCCGCGTAAAAAAAGGTGAAGTGCATAAGGCCGTTATTGTGAGAACGTCGAAAGAAGTTCGTCGTCAAGATGGAACAGCAATTCGATTTGATCGAAATGCTGCTGTTCTTATTAACAATAACATGGAGCCTCTTGGAACACGTATTTTCGGGCCAGTAACCCGTGAGCTTCGTTCTAAAAACTTTATGAAAATTATCTCTCTTGCTCCTGAGGTGCTATAATGTTGCAAAGTTGGAAAGTAAAAAAAGGCGATCGCGTTGTTGTGATTGCTGGTAAAGATAAGGGCAAAATGGGGGAAATCACTCAAGTTTTGCGTACAGATGGTCGTGTTGTGGTAAGTGGTATTAATGTACAAGCGAAACACCAGAAGCCTTCAATGGGCAATGCAGGTGGGATTGTACGTAAAGAAGCTCCTATTCATGTCTCGAATGTGATGCATGCTGACCCTCAGGATGATAAACCAACACGTGTTGGAATGAAAAACCTTGAGAATGGACGTAAAGTGCGCTATGCAAAACGTTCAGGCGAAATTATTGATAAGTAAAGGCAGTACCAATGGTCCGGTTACGCGAACATTATGAAAAAGTTGTAAAAGCTGAACTCGTAAAGCAGTTCAATTATGCCAATCCTATGGAAGTTCCTAAGATTGAAAAAATTGTCCTCAATATGGGAGTGGGTGAAGCCGCTCAGGATAAAAAGAAAATTGAAATTGCTGTGAGTGAACTTACGGCGATTTCAGGTCAAAAACCAGTGATAACAAAAGCAAAGAAGTCTATTGCTGGATTTAAGGTGCGTGAAGGCGTACCATTAGGGACTAAGGTTACGCTTCGACAAGCGCGCATGTATGAATTTTTAGATCGTCTCGTCAATATTGCGATGCCTCGTATTCGCGATTTTAGAGGGGTTTCTAAAAAATGCTTTGATGGGCGTGGAAATTTTGCTATGGGCATAAAAGAGCATATCGTTTTCCCTGAAATAGACTATGACAAGGTTGAGAAGGTTCGTGGTCTTGATATTATTATTGTGACGACTGCTCGAACAGATTCAGAAGCATTGGCTTTGTTGAGTGGGTTTAATTTCCCCTTTATGAATTAAGGTAAAAAGAATGGCAAAACTGAGTTCAGTTGAAAAAAATAATCGTCGACGGAAAATGTCAGAGCAATTTTCTGGGCGTCGTGCGAAGCTAAAAGAAATTATTTATAATCGTGAATTGGCTCCTGAAGATCGTTTTGATGCGACTTTAAAGCTAGCAGCTCTTCCCAGAAATGGTGCAAGAATTCGTGTTCGCAATCGTTGTGAAGTTTCAGGGCGGTCACGTGGTGTTTATCGCAAATTTAAAATGTCACGTATTGCATTAAGAGAATTAGGGTCACTAGGGCTTATTCCTGGTTTGACTAAAGCAAGTTGGTAGGAGTTTGAAATGAGTTTTACAGATCCGATTGGTGATCTTATTACCCGTCTTAGAAATGCTCAAATGATAGGGCGTCAAGAAGTTCGTTCACCCGCATCTAAAGAGCGTGCAAGCGTACTTGATGTCTTAAAGCGTGAAGGGTATATCAAAGATTATGGAATTCACGAGGTACGTCCAGGTATCAAGGAGATGGTTGTAACATTGAAGTATGTCGATGGTGCTCCGGTCATTGATGAAATCTCAAGAGTTTCAAAGCCAGGGCGTCGCGTTTATTCAGCAATTTCTGAATTGCAGAAGATTAAAGGTGGTCTTGGAATTTCTGTCCTCTCAACTTCTCAAGGCGTTATGTCCGATCATGAGGCACGCGAAAAGAATGTGGGTGGAGAAGTTTTGTTTAAAGTATTCTAATTGAGGGCAGAATTAAGATGTCGCGTGTAGGAAAAAATCCAGTAGTAATTCCGCAAGGCGTTGAGTGCCAGATTTCTGGTGCAACACTTACGGCTAAGGGGAAAATAGGGCAATTAACAATGCCTATCTCTTCTGATGTTATTGCAAAAATTGAAGATGGTAAAATTGTTGTTAAACCAGCTTCACAAAGTAAACAATCCCGTATGATGTGGGGAACAACAAAGAAACTTGTTGATAACCTTATTAAAGGTGTTTCTCAAGGATTTACGCGCAATCTTGAAATTAACGGTGTTGGTTACCGTGCTGCCGTTCAAGGTCAAAACCTTGTTTTGCAATTAGGTTTCAGCCATGATATTGAATATCCAGTTCCTAGTGATGTTCAGGTTAAGTGTGAAAAACCAACGTCAATTTCTATTTTTGGAGCGAGCCGTCAACGCGTGGGGCAAGTTGCTGCAGAAATTCGTAACTATCGTGGTCCTGAGCCTTATAAGGGTAAGGGAATTAAATATGAGAATGAATTCATTCTCCGCAAAGAAGGTAAGAAGAAGTAAAAGCTATGTTAACTGTGCAAGATAAATTCAATCGTCGTAAGCAAAGAGTTAGAGCACATATTGCGCGTGTTGCTGTTGGACGCCCAAGGCTCACAGTATATCGTTCCAATAAGCATATCTATGCTCAGGTTATTGATGATCAAAATCGTCGAACTTTAACGTCTGCTTCAACTCTTGATAAAGGAGTTGAAAGTAGTGGTGGTAATAAGGCTGCAGCTGAATTAGTTGGTAAGCTTGTTGCTGAAAAAGCGAAAAAATTAGGCGTTACAAATGTTGTTTTTGATCGAGGAGCATACCTTTATCACGGCCGTGTGAAGGCATTGGCTGAAGCTGCTCGCGCTCATGGCTTATCATTCTAAGGAAAGTAAGATGGCTCGTAATCCCACTACAGAAAAAGATGTTGAACTTATTGAAAAGCTCGTCAACATCAATCGTGTTGCCAAAGTTGTAAAGGGAGGTCGTCGTTTCGGCTTTTCTGCTCTTGTGATTGTTGGTGATGGAAAAGGTCGTGTTGGTTTTGGTAGCGGAAAGGCGCGTGAAGTTCCTGATGCTGTTCGTAAAGCAACTGAAAGAGCAAAGAGAAGTTTAGTTCGGATTCCTCTTCGTGAGGGACGTACTCTACATCACGATGTGACAGCTCGTTATGGTGCAGGTAAAGTTCACTTACGCTCAGCTGCTGCAGGTACTGGAATTATTGCCGGTGGTCCTATGCGTGCTGTTTTTGAAGCTCTTGGGATTCATGATGTTGTAAGTAAGTCGATTGGGACAAGCAATCCACAAAATCTTGTGAGAGCAACTTTTGAAGCGTTAACAAGCGTTTCAAGCCCAAGACAAATTGCCCATAAGCGCGGTAAAAAAGTTGGTGATATCGTTGGTCGCCGTGATAATGAAGCAACAAATGAGAAAGCTCATGACTAAGATACAGAAAAAAGTTCGCATTACACAAATTTCAAGTGCTAATCGCCGTCCTGCTAGCCAAACAGCTACTTTGATAGGATTAGGATTAAATAAGTTACATCGGACACGCGAATTAGAGGACACTCCTTCTGTTCGTGGAATGATTAATAAAGTAAAGCACCTCTTGCGTGTTGAAGAGAATTTTTAGTTTAAGGTGTTCAAATGAAATTAAATGAGTTACGTGATAATGCTGGCGCTACCCATGCCAGAAAACGTGTAGGCCGTGGGCTTGCTTCTGGTCTTGGTAAGACATCTGGTAAGGGTCAAAAAGGTCAAAAAGCACGTACAGGTGTTTCTATTAAAGGCTTTGAGGGTGGTCAAAATCCTCTTTACAGACGTCTTCCAAAACGCGGATTCACTAATATATTCCGAGTTGAGTATGAGGAAGTTACATTAGGACGCCTTCAGGCTGCTTTAGATAAAGGTCTTCTTGACTCTAAGGTTGAGCTTACTGAAGAACTTTTACGTGAAAAAGGGATTGTTAGAAAAACTTCTAATGGTGTAAAATTGCTTGCAACAGGAATTCTTACAAGTCCAGTCACTTTAAAGATCAGTAAAGCAACAAAAGGTGCTCTTGAAGCTATTGAAAAAATAAAGGGTAAAGTAGAACTTTTAGAACCCCTTACTGCTAAGGAATAAAGATGTCCTCTGTCGTTGAGCAATTTGCTACAAATTTTGATCTCAGCGCTTTTAAGAAAGCCGACGATCTCAAGAAAAGATTATGGTTTACCCTGCTTGCTCTTCTTGTGTTTCGCTTCGGCACTTATCTTCCGTTACCTGGCATTGATGCTTTAATTATGCAAGCAATTGCGACAAAGCAATCAACCGGTATTTTAGGCATTTTTGATAAGTTTTCTGGCGGTGCTCTTGGGCGTATGACTATTTTTGCTTTGGGCATTATGCCGTATATTTCTGCAAGCATTATTGTTCAGCTTTTAACTGCCGTTTCTCCACAACTTGAAGCTCTTAAGAAAGAAGGGGAATCAGGTCGTAAAAAGATTAATCAGTACACTCGTTATGGGACGGTATTTTTAGCAACTATTCAAGCTTGGGGAATCGCTGTTGCTTTAGAATCTCTTCCTGAGCAGCCGGTTATTGATCCTGGTTTCTTATTTAGGTTTTCGGCTGTTGTGACATTAGCTGGTGGAACTCTATTTTTAATGTGGTTAGGCGAGCAAATTACGCAACGTGGTATAGGAAATGGCGTTTCTCTGATTATCTTTGCGGGTATCGTTGCGGGTATGCCTCATGCGATTGCTTCCACACTCGAATTGGGGCGTCAAGGAACTCTTAAGCCTCTTATAATTTTTGGTGTTCTCTTGATGCTTGCTTTAGCTCTTGCATTCATTGTGTTTATGGAGCGTGCACAACGACGAGTTTATATTCAGTATCCAAAACGCCAAGTTGGAATGAAGATTTATGGGGGACAAAGTTCTCACTTGCCAATGAAAATTAATACGGCAGGCGTTATTCCTCCTATTTTTGCAAGTTCTCTTTTGCTATTGCCTGTTACGATTGCTAATTTTGGTGCCAAATATAGTCCGGATAGCATTTTAGCAAAAATTGCTTCTTATATAGCACCAGGGCAACCTTTCTATTATGTCTTTTTTGTTGCTCTCATTGTTTTTTTCTCTTTCTTTTATACGGCTGTTGTTTTTAATCCAACAGAGACAGCGGAAAATCTTAAGAAGAATGGCGCTATTGTTCCGGGATATCGCCCAG harbors:
- the rplO gene encoding 50S ribosomal protein L15, producing the protein MKLNELRDNAGATHARKRVGRGLASGLGKTSGKGQKGQKARTGVSIKGFEGGQNPLYRRLPKRGFTNIFRVEYEEVTLGRLQAALDKGLLDSKVELTEELLREKGIVRKTSNGVKLLATGILTSPVTLKISKATKGALEAIEKIKGKVELLEPLTAKE
- the rpmD gene encoding 50S ribosomal protein L30 — translated: MTKIQKKVRITQISSANRRPASQTATLIGLGLNKLHRTRELEDTPSVRGMINKVKHLLRVEENF
- the rplR gene encoding 50S ribosomal protein L18 — translated: MLTVQDKFNRRKQRVRAHIARVAVGRPRLTVYRSNKHIYAQVIDDQNRRTLTSASTLDKGVESSGGNKAAAELVGKLVAEKAKKLGVTNVVFDRGAYLYHGRVKALAEAARAHGLSF
- the rplE gene encoding 50S ribosomal protein L5; its protein translation is MVRLREHYEKVVKAELVKQFNYANPMEVPKIEKIVLNMGVGEAAQDKKKIEIAVSELTAISGQKPVITKAKKSIAGFKVREGVPLGTKVTLRQARMYEFLDRLVNIAMPRIRDFRGVSKKCFDGRGNFAMGIKEHIVFPEIDYDKVEKVRGLDIIIVTTARTDSEALALLSGFNFPFMN
- the rpsE gene encoding 30S ribosomal protein S5 is translated as MARNPTTEKDVELIEKLVNINRVAKVVKGGRRFGFSALVIVGDGKGRVGFGSGKAREVPDAVRKATERAKRSLVRIPLREGRTLHHDVTARYGAGKVHLRSAAAGTGIIAGGPMRAVFEALGIHDVVSKSIGTSNPQNLVRATFEALTSVSSPRQIAHKRGKKVGDIVGRRDNEATNEKAHD
- the rpsH gene encoding 30S ribosomal protein S8; translation: MSFTDPIGDLITRLRNAQMIGRQEVRSPASKERASVLDVLKREGYIKDYGIHEVRPGIKEMVVTLKYVDGAPVIDEISRVSKPGRRVYSAISELQKIKGGLGISVLSTSQGVMSDHEAREKNVGGEVLFKVF
- the secY gene encoding preprotein translocase subunit SecY, whose protein sequence is MSSVVEQFATNFDLSAFKKADDLKKRLWFTLLALLVFRFGTYLPLPGIDALIMQAIATKQSTGILGIFDKFSGGALGRMTIFALGIMPYISASIIVQLLTAVSPQLEALKKEGESGRKKINQYTRYGTVFLATIQAWGIAVALESLPEQPVIDPGFLFRFSAVVTLAGGTLFLMWLGEQITQRGIGNGVSLIIFAGIVAGMPHAIASTLELGRQGTLKPLIIFGVLLMLALALAFIVFMERAQRRVYIQYPKRQVGMKIYGGQSSHLPMKINTAGVIPPIFASSLLLLPVTIANFGAKYSPDSILAKIASYIAPGQPFYYVFFVALIVFFSFFYTAVVFNPTETAENLKKNGAIVPGYRPGLNTAEHLDHVLTRLTVIGASYLALICTIPEYFITRHSLPFYLGGTSLLIVVSVSIDTVAQIQAHLLAHQYEGLIRKSRQKGK
- the rplN gene encoding 50S ribosomal protein L14; amino-acid sequence: MIREQTNLEVADNSGARRVECIRVLGGTGRRYASVGDVIIVAVKDAIPDRRVKKGEVHKAVIVRTSKEVRRQDGTAIRFDRNAAVLINNNMEPLGTRIFGPVTRELRSKNFMKIISLAPEVL
- the rplF gene encoding 50S ribosomal protein L6 — encoded protein: MSRVGKNPVVIPQGVECQISGATLTAKGKIGQLTMPISSDVIAKIEDGKIVVKPASQSKQSRMMWGTTKKLVDNLIKGVSQGFTRNLEINGVGYRAAVQGQNLVLQLGFSHDIEYPVPSDVQVKCEKPTSISIFGASRQRVGQVAAEIRNYRGPEPYKGKGIKYENEFILRKEGKKK
- the rpsN gene encoding 30S ribosomal protein S14, which produces MAKLSSVEKNNRRRKMSEQFSGRRAKLKEIIYNRELAPEDRFDATLKLAALPRNGARIRVRNRCEVSGRSRGVYRKFKMSRIALRELGSLGLIPGLTKASW
- the rplX gene encoding 50S ribosomal protein L24, whose amino-acid sequence is MLQSWKVKKGDRVVVIAGKDKGKMGEITQVLRTDGRVVVSGINVQAKHQKPSMGNAGGIVRKEAPIHVSNVMHADPQDDKPTRVGMKNLENGRKVRYAKRSGEIIDK
- the rplP gene encoding 50S ribosomal protein L16; translation: MLAPKRTKFRKAHKGRIHGVSKGGTSLNFGAFGLKALEPARVTARQIEAARRAITRHIRRSGRVWIRIFPDVPVSTKPAEVRMGSGKGNPEYWACRVAPGRIMFELDGIPADLAKRAFELAAAKLPIKTRFVARIGAEG
- the rpsQ gene encoding 30S ribosomal protein S17, with protein sequence MPRRVLQGVVVSTACEKTAIIRVERRVQHPMYKKFITRSKKYAAHDEGNQCQVGEQVTIRECRPLSRRKSWEVIREQQA
- the rpmC gene encoding 50S ribosomal protein L29; its protein translation is MLKVEDLKRKTNSELQDMAIQLRRELMNLRFQRVAGQITSTARFREARREIAQIKTLQRQSALSQA